Genomic segment of Arachis hypogaea cultivar Tifrunner chromosome 16, arahy.Tifrunner.gnm2.J5K5, whole genome shotgun sequence:
ATTTCCTTTTGACAACACAATTTCAGCATAAATTACTATCAACTTTggctaagaaaataaaagaaatatctaGGTTTCTCCACATTCTTACATATCAGAGGAAAAGACATGTAGGGTGGCTTTTTtgcaaataattttaataaataataacgaGAAAAAGAAACAGATGAATACGGGATGATTTGTTAGGCAGACAAGCATCTAGTATTAGCGGCAAAGATATGTAGGATAGCTGGTGTTGCTGCAGTTTGCACTAAGCTGAATTtacttaaattattatataatgatGTTACTGATTAACATGAAAAATGAGGCACCAATATTCAGTAACAAACATGCTCTATCAGAAATTCAGAATACATCAAAAAACCTACCAATACCCATCTCCAAAAATATCTCTTCCTGTATTGCGGTAGTCATAGCAACAGCTTCCTGATAATCAATCATAGTAAAAGAAATTTAAGAATCCCACAATTTACAAAATGCCagctaaaaacaaacaaacatactAGTACTTGTTTATTTGACACAATCAAACAAACATGAGTCCTCAAAATAGAAAATCAGCACAAGCACAGACAGATTATATAGTTATTTTGTTTAGTTGTACTCTTTAACAATTTCAGCTACAAGAAAATCAACCAATAAGCCTTGTTAAGATGCTTAAGAGATAAAAAGGGAAGTTCAATTCTGTCTATAAATTTTCTTCTTCAGAACCCATTATCAATATAACCCAAATATAGCAAAAGAATCAGATTGCCCAATTTAAACCAAGCAAAAGACCATAAATTTGTCTATCATTTCTCCCAAAATGAAACCGAAGAAATTCACCTGCTTATCATTATGTACGGCATCTGCAATTCTTTTCTTCACGTCTGCAAAGCACAAACAAGACCAAATTGCAAAGAAATCAAAACTCAAAAGGCGCTACGTAATCCAATTAATGAACTTGAAACAACAAAAACCTGGAAAATAAGAACAGAAATAAATACCAGGTTGAGAAGTAAGGAAATTGAATCGATCAAAGACTTGCAAGAGCTGTTCTCTGGACATCATCCCAGTGCTCTGTAACTCAGCGGCCATTGAAGACGCTCACAACCACAGACACCTCTCTTGCTAAGAAATAAGAATGGGGGCCACAATGTTAACACCCGAAAACATTagcactatttatttatttatttatttattcccttGTATTTCATTATATCGCACTGTCTCTAAATAATAACAGTCGCATTTCATTAATTTGCCACGAACATCAACATTCAAATAAAAGAGACTTCATTTCAAAAACTGAACGAAATCCCATTAAGGAGAAAAAAGAATCATAGTCATAATCCAATAATCAACAGTAATAATATTTTTCgagaaattaagctaaaaaataatattattagaaTACGAATAAAATGCGGTAAACTGAATTTATACTTTATCATTTCGCCAGCCATAATATTACagacaaaacaattaaaaaaaaaaggaacctaTGGCTAAAGGAGTTAAAGCACATAAACCTAATCTAAAAGCGGGAACGGGAATACAATATATCAGACATATTAAATAACAGAGTAAAGGAAAATTAGAGCATATATAAAGTGATCCAGGTGTTATTTAAAAGTCCTCATCCATCTTGAACACGTGGACACCACCGTGACCGTTCAAGCTAGACATAACCGAAGCCTTCTGGTACTCCCCAACACGCTTTTCAAAGAAGTTGGTCTTCCCCTGAAGCGAAATAAGTTCCATCCAATCAAAAGGGTTCTGAACATTGTACACCTTCTTGCACCCAAGCGCCACCAGCAACCGATCTGCAACGAACTCAATATACTGACTCATCAGGTCTCCGTTCATTCCTACCAACGCGCACGGAAGCGCGTCGCACACAAACTCCCTCTCTATATCCACGGCGTCCTTCACGATCCCCTTCACACGCTCCTCAGGCAGCTTCTTTCTCAGAAGAGAGTACAGCAAGCACGCGAAATCGCAGTGAAGGCCTTCATCTCGCGAGATCAACTCGTTCGAGAAGGTTAAACCTGGCATTAACCCGCGCTTTTTCAGCCAAAATATCGAGCAGAAGCTCCCGGAGAAGAAGATCCCTTCGACACAGGCGAACGCGACGATGCGTTCCGCGAACGATTCTGAGCCATCGATCCATCGTAGGGCCCACTCGGCTTTCTTCTTTACGCAAGGAACGGTCTCAATTGCGTGGAAGAGACGATTCTTCTCTGATGAGTCTTTGATGTAAGTTTCGAGAAGGAGGCTGTACATCTCTGAGTGGATGTTCTCGATTGCGATCTGGAAGCCGTAGAAGGCGCGTGCCTCGGAGACCTGAACCTCCTTCATGAACCTTCCGGCGAGATTCTCCAGGACGATGCCATCGGATGCGGCGAAGAAGGCAAGGACGTGAGTGATAAAGTGGCGCTCGCCGTCGGTGAGAGATTCCCAGTGGCGGAGGTCGCCGGAAAGGTCAACTTCCTCCGCTGTCCAGAACGATGCCTCCGCTTTCTTGTACATTTCCCATATCTCAGGGTATTGGATTGGGAACATGCAGAATCTGTCAGGGTTTGGAGCAAGGAGTGGCTCTTCTGGAATTGCAGGCATGATTGGAAATGGAGATAGGGATGAAGAGAATATAGTTCTATTTATGGTGTGTTGGTGAATGGTGACGAAATATGGTGGATGAGGGGGTTTAAATAAATAGTGGGCGATGAAGGGTTTGGGATATTTTGGAAGGAAGATTTTGAATTGGATGAAAATAGGAGCggggattttaaaatttttggagtgGTGTGCTTGGGAAGCTTGCGGGAGAAGACTAATTAGTGGGGCAATTAGGGGAAATCATGTGTTGAGTTTTCCGTCCCGTTGCAAAATTACCGTTGGGGGTAGTGTGTGTAGAGAGTTACGCCGtttgtgtgtatgaataaagggGTAATGTTGTCTTTGGGCAGCGTGAATTTTGAATTGGAATTTTGGTCGGAAATTCGAGTTGGCGCCATTCAGAGGGTTTGAAattaaacacaataaaaaataaaaatgaaaacaaatgacaaaaattcaagaaaagagtGCGGCATACGCTTCATCCCTCTCCCTCCTATTTTCTATTATCCCGCCAAAATTTCAATTCCACTTCACTCGTCTACCTTCGCACCAAAGCCTCACCTCAATTTTCTTTGCAAGAAAATCAAAGAAGCAGTCAAAAACAAACCTTCGAATTTCCAATTTCTTTCTCAATACCCAAACTCACTAACCATCTTAAATTCGAAAACATGGTAGAGAAACAACATTCGACCGCATGCAACTTTCTTTACCTCATCACCCATTTCACCCTCCTACCCGCTGCCGCAACAACCGCCACCGACGTCAACGTCCTCCCCTGCCTCATCCTCCTTCAAAGGCTCCCAATCGAAAACATCTTGTCTCTCCCACCTAACTTCCTCTTTCCCACCCTCAACAGAAACCCCCCTCTCCATGTAAATGGATTTATCGAAAGAAACTACTATGCGTCCGAAACCTCCCTCTTCGACACCACATCCTTGCCCTACTTCGCCATCGACAATAGCTTCTTCAACATATCCCCACTCCCAGAAATATCCCTTCTCGAACCCGTCCGCACTAACGCTGATCCATTTGCCGCGTCTTAAAAGATTATGGCTGCTCCTGTATGGCCACGTTTCTTGATGCTCAGCTGTCTAAAAAGTACCGTAACGGCACCAATTTTACGATCTTTGCACCGTTAGACGTGGCATTTCCCAAAGCCGTCAAGAGGAACATCAGTGATTACTCCGCGATCTTCGGCAAGCACGTCGTGCCGAGGCTGCTTACGTGGCGCGATCTGATTAGTCTCCCGGACAACACTCTACTGCCGACGTTATTCTCCAACGATTTTTCAATCAGAGTGACGGTTTCATGGATGGTGCGGTATGTCAATGGCGTTTTGGTGTCATTCCGGACATGCATAGTAGCGATTTCGTCGTCATTCATGGAATTCGTAGATTGCTTGATAACACCGTAGTGTAACGATGTCGCACGTGCTAAGCGCTATCTGAAGCTGTATCTGAATGACGCATTTTCTAGAAGTAGCGGAaagcctttcttttctttttacacaATTCTTGATCCTAATTTTTAGGGTTAGGATCTGTATATGCAATTGATCGAGAATACTTGAATCCGTTATAGGTTTTTACTGGATTTGTATATGTCTATACGTATATACAATTGTGTGTGCAAATTTACAATGTGCAGTTTTCTGTGAATAGCTTTAAAAGCAATATGGATCTGTTTTCAATTTGAATATTTTGAGATATTGCAATCTGTTATCTTTAGCATTTCAAACTTGCATATCTGAAATATGCACATGGATATTAAGCACAACAATTTGGATGCATTTCTTAGGGATCCGTATAGCATGGTCTGTTTGTTCTTCCAAGTTCTGATCCTAATCTCTCCAGATCACGAGACCACACTCAACCAGTGCTTCCTCTGAAGTAATAGTAGGATTAGTCCCTTGAAAGCAACAAGCTTTAATCGATGCCTTAAAGAATTACTCTTAAGGCTTTGGTAGTTCAAACTCTTAATAGGGCATTTAGCATAGCATACCATTGATTGATAAGGTTAGTAACTGAATAACTAGAACCAACATATATAGTTTCAAAGCTTTGACTTGAGCAGTTTCTGAACCACTTAGAAAATGTGTGTTCTATGCAAAGTTCTGAAAACTGGTTTAAACCGGTCGGATGGGCCGATCGACCAGGAACCAGTGACTGCAACGGCTCGGACAACAAGGAAAATCGCCTCCTCTAAAAACCGATATCAAACTGTTAAATCGGCCGAAAAATAGTCGGTCTAACCAAATTGAAATCCCACCGATTTTCCAAAAACTACCTCAACTTCACCGTTTTGCAGATTTTTAAAACAAAACACCAAGTCCTAATTTAGATTTTCCCtctgctctctctctctccatggTGTCTCAAAATGCAGGCACACAGCAGAGAGGGAACATCTATCCCGTTGTCGTTCCTCAACGCCCAGCCAACGTCGCGTTGTGCATAAACCGAGAGTACTGTACCCGGAATTCAGCCATAAACAATTTCCAATCACTGTACTCGGGATATGTCCATAAATAGTATGGAGACACTATACCCACGATACGTGTTTAAATAAATTGGGATCTCTTTACTCTagatatataacaaaaaaatgcTTATATAAATTACTTGAGAGAATACCCCATCTGACccttgacaattatctcgaaaggacaacgagaccttaaaaaaaaacacccaatccgGCTCCTGATCTTTTTTTAGGGCTGATTAGCTCatgtgcaaaaaaaaaacaacattaatttttttttttacacagaGGCTAATCAGTCCTATAAAAGTAAATCTCAAGGGTCaggttggtatttttttttttgtctcaggGACCGGattggtatttttttttgtcatgagcCTCGCTGTCTTTTGAGGTAAtggtcagggactattttgaatTTTTCTCAAATAACTTCTTAGATCAATCATTCATCACACTACATCCACCTTAATTCTATTTATTATTCCTCTTCTTGTTCACCAAAAAAATAGCtagtaatcaatttttttttttgcagtagTTTATCTTAAAAGAAAATTCTATTTCCTTCCTCTGAGAAATGCTAAAATAACACTCTTCTTCtttctatttgtaaaatatacattCTCTTCCtttataactttaaaaaaaattcttttttaatccattttaaattttttgtgttaactaacgtTAACTTtgtccatttttcaaaaaaaataaattattttttataaaaataccctttaacaaaatttttattttgttgtcattaaattttgcaTACCAAAATActatttgataaattattttttattgattaaattatatttttactattttttaatttaataattaaattattttttttaagatatccttcaataatttttaaattattaaattgtgattttaccaaaattttctttaacaattattttcttattttattattaattttccgATATCACAAACCAcccaaatttttgttaataaattttttttatagattaaaaaattattgaaggttatgttagaaaaaataatttaattattaaattttttaaatattttggtaaaaatacaatttaatcaataaaaaattttattaaaaagtattctagtaagcaaaatttaatggcaaaaaaataaaatttttactagagggtatttttgtaaaaattaatttatttttttttgaaaaatgaataaagttaacattagttaacacaaaaaatttaaaatggattaaaaataaaactttttaaaagTTACAAAGGAGATAAATGTACATTTTACAAATAGAGGAGAAGGGGTGTTATTTTAGCATCTCTCAAGAGATGGGAGTGagattttctctatttttttacttgttataaatgaatattttattattttatataattaatttgaaattacccccatttagttttgttttccaaatcttcttcttcACTTGCATCTTTACTCACAATTATTGACATGTGATGGAACTATAAACAAAGTAATGTCTATATTGGTCACTAAAATTATTTCAATGAATTAATGTGATCTTAATGGGATTATCAAAAACGGTGACGAGAGAGTAATTTTTTAGTGTAATTCATATGTGATGTATATTTTTTGTGTTGATTCTCTAGCTAGATGCACTTAAGAATGTCATCTTGAGCAACACGGGGGCAATCAATTCAAAGGAAGTTGGTCGAGCAGCATATAGTGCCTAGTCGAGGTTTTATTAATAGGATGTTTTGGGTTGAAGCCAATAAGCATGTCAGTATAATGTTTTATGTGCATGGTATACTAATGCCGCAACATGTGATGGAGTTGTATGTTGAAGTCTGTGACGTGTTTAGTGGTTTTGGACCGTCTTCTTCAATACCCCATGCAGTCCCAATCCTGACGAGGCCGATTCACTCCGCCAATCTGCGGGATAGTGTTGACGTAGAGTTGAGCGAATTTGATTCAGATTATGTTGCCAACACCGGATTGTCCAACGAAAGTGAGTCCTCTGGGGAGAATGTACCAGATACTCCAATCGGTGGAGGTATTCGCTTTCTTCTTCCTCCCACGTTGCCCATTTCATAGTTATCAGAAGTTCCAAGCCATTATCACACTCTTAATTTGGATGCGATATAATTAAATAACCCTTTCAATCTTGGCAACGGTGAAGATTACAATATGGATAGAGGTATAGAATTTCGAGTGGGCCACATGTTTAGGAGTAGAGATGATGTTCTCTTGGCAGTGAAAAATTACATCATTTGAAGAAATGTCGAGTACAGGGTCTTGGAGTCGAATAGGCTGAAATACCATTGTTGATGTAAGCAATTTTTCGTTGGGTGTTCATGGAGTCTTTGTGTAGCACTTCGACAGAATCTAAACTACTAGTAAATGTTGTATTTAACACGTTatagaattaaattaatattGATTAAGGTATGTCTTAGATGTTAAAATTTATGAGTTCTGTTGTAGGGAGGTGCGGAAATTTGGGGGTCACATACCTGTTGGCGCCAACCATATCTCAAGATCATGCTCAATAGGATATCAGTCTAATTTGCACTGTTATCCTACCAATTATACATGCTGATCCATATGTATCCATCCCAGTGCTGCAAAGTGCAATGAAACAAAGTTATCATTTTGCCATCATATTGAAAGATGTGGATGGCAAAGCAGAAGAGATCGCTCAGATTTATGGCGATTTGAAAGAGTCGTACAAGATTCTCATTCTGTTACAAGCTTTGTCCCACTGCCTTCCTGGTACCACACATGATTGTGTTGCAGTTCCGCACTACAATAGAAACATAATTGACAGAGATTTTAGCCAGCTTGAGAAGGTGTTTTGGGCCTTCCCCTATGTATCAAAGCGTTTAAGCATTGGAAGCCGTTTGTTTTGGTCGATGGGACACACTTGTACAGCAAATACAGGAGTGTGCTGCTAATTGTTATTTCCAGGGATGGAAACAACAATATTCTGCCCATCACCTTTGCACTAGTGAAATCCGAGTCTATCAAGTCATGGTCATTTTTTCTTACGAACCTAAGGTAGCACGTCACCCCACAACATGACATACTTCTCATATCCGATAGATCTCAAGCCATTTGCAGTGCTTTTAATGCAAACAATAGTGGTTGGCATACCACATATCATACCAAGCATGGTGTTGCTCAGGCCACCACACATTGTCACCCTGAGTCATCTTGAACAAGAATTTATCCACATTGACCAGGTCCTCTGGCCGATGCTGCTGACCACCGAGTTGTCTCTTTACCCTGTCCACATGATGGAACTCCACAAAGTGAAAGCACACTAACAGCGCCACAACTCTCCATGAATATGTCCAGTGTTCCTAATCCAGTCATGAGCCATTTACTGTAGCTGGGAATCATCATATGGTGTCCACCGGAACTGGAAACATACATAATACTCTATTTAGCACTAGAAGAGTAATTTGTATATAACATAGAAAGATTCCACATATCATATCTCATCAAACCTGAGAGTATCAAGCCTGCGTCGCAATCTAAGACCTTTGGCATGATGGTGGTCTCGAGTTTGTTCGTCAAGTTCCACCAACCTAATAATTGAGAAATTGCAGTTAGTTCTTAATATAGCACATTCTTAATATtacaacaaaatattaaataattacctCGAAGCAAAAGGAGATCAGAAAATATCATATACGGTAGTACAAAAAGTTAGATCCACGACATGACTAATAGCACGCACCCGACAACGTCCGTCGTATCACATCGGGCAGCGCTGCACAACGAATGATAGGTGTGTGTTAGTAACGCAAAGCCTCATGACAACCTTCTGCAACTATCAAAGTCCTCCAGAAGCGATAGTCAT
This window contains:
- the LOC112755086 gene encoding ribonucleoside-diphosphate reductase small chain — its product is MPAIPEEPLLAPNPDRFCMFPIQYPEIWEMYKKAEASFWTAEEVDLSGDLRHWESLTDGERHFITHVLAFFAASDGIVLENLAGRFMKEVQVSEARAFYGFQIAIENIHSEMYSLLLETYIKDSSEKNRLFHAIETVPCVKKKAEWALRWIDGSESFAERIVAFACVEGIFFSGSFCSIFWLKKRGLMPGLTFSNELISRDEGLHCDFACLLYSLLRKKLPEERVKGIVKDAVDIEREFVCDALPCALVGMNGDLMSQYIEFVADRLLVALGCKKVYNVQNPFDWMELISLQGKTNFFEKRVGEYQKASVMSSLNGHGGVHVFKMDEDF